Proteins from one Pyrobaculum neutrophilum V24Sta genomic window:
- a CDS encoding RAD55 family ATPase, with translation MGFKTGVDPLDELMPGGIPPGYLVLVEGFLGVGKSFIATSIAASAAKSGAPILFFSIDAMADEVLEDVKRRGAPADGVIVVDGFAAPNERFSKLKPPAKHRLETPDAFALLNKLAEFSADFRGGVVVVDSLNEVLMRSPGSALELFRAFKIFAKYTSSIVVATAHTDVEEVYGVLATAEHLADVIVQIEVDPNLEEMGLYVRRMRVARARRMRVPHDWIHFEIADGRVVEIDVKTMLKMLNRQLKEMGLEIQQRQPKGS, from the coding sequence ATGGGTTTTAAGACGGGGGTGGATCCCCTCGACGAGTTGATGCCCGGCGGAATCCCCCCGGGTTACCTCGTCCTCGTGGAGGGGTTCCTCGGGGTTGGGAAGAGCTTTATCGCGACTTCCATCGCGGCTTCGGCGGCCAAGTCGGGGGCGCCTATACTCTTCTTCTCCATCGACGCCATGGCTGACGAGGTGTTGGAGGATGTGAAGAGGAGGGGGGCGCCGGCCGACGGCGTCATCGTGGTGGACGGCTTCGCGGCGCCCAACGAGCGTTTTTCGAAGCTTAAGCCCCCGGCTAAACACAGGTTGGAGACGCCTGACGCCTTTGCGCTTTTGAACAAGCTGGCTGAGTTTTCGGCGGATTTCAGAGGCGGGGTCGTGGTGGTGGACTCGCTCAACGAGGTGTTGATGAGGAGCCCCGGCTCCGCCCTGGAGCTCTTCAGAGCCTTCAAGATCTTTGCCAAATACACCTCCTCCATCGTGGTGGCGACCGCGCACACAGACGTGGAGGAGGTATACGGCGTGTTAGCCACCGCAGAGCATCTGGCAGACGTCATAGTGCAGATCGAGGTGGACCCCAACCTGGAGGAGATGGGGCTTTACGTGAGGCGGATGAGGGTAGCCCGCGCGAGGAGGATGAGGGTGCCGCATGACTGGATTCACTTCGAGATTGCGGACGGGCGCGTCGTGGAGATCGACGTCAAGACCATGCTCAAGATGTTAAACAGGCAGCTGAAGGAGATGGGGCTGGAGATCCAGCAGCGCCAGCCTAAAGGCTCCTAA
- a CDS encoding pyridoxal-phosphate dependent enzyme, with protein MCVEYFRRLIGDGRYSISTADEARCFSALFDREVSPGEEVTLGELMPRPKPNRVFDSPVELFTAGLPTPLLKISEAPREAYAKLEWYNPFSASVKDRTVYYLLKSTRGDWVVEVSSGNVAVALSALGNVLGKRVKVYLPTAGRYVAPFLEYLGAEYQILDVSMTIEALELLEKDVREGAAHPNQFANDINFLAHLRTAAELDWQLSSVGKKPNYIVAALGTSGHASALGFYFGVRYGARLIAVQPKDWIPGIRRVESGMKWIKMVHAEIVEVSLREALEGVRAFAKRFGLLIGPSAGAVYTAFTRLTAEGTYVMVFPDSLFKYGLMLEQFRQVSS; from the coding sequence GTGTGTGTCGAATACTTCAGAAGGCTGATCGGAGACGGAAGATACAGCATCTCGACGGCAGACGAGGCGAGGTGCTTCTCGGCCCTCTTCGATAGAGAGGTTTCGCCGGGTGAGGAGGTTACGCTCGGCGAGCTTATGCCGAGGCCTAAGCCCAACAGGGTATTCGATTCTCCGGTTGAGCTGTTTACAGCCGGGCTCCCCACGCCTCTACTCAAGATCTCGGAGGCGCCTAGAGAGGCCTACGCCAAGCTGGAGTGGTACAACCCCTTCAGCGCCAGCGTGAAGGACAGGACCGTCTACTACCTCCTCAAGTCGACGCGGGGCGACTGGGTGGTGGAGGTGTCGAGCGGCAACGTGGCGGTGGCGCTGTCGGCTCTGGGCAACGTCCTTGGGAAGAGAGTCAAGGTCTACCTCCCGACGGCCGGCAGATACGTGGCGCCGTTTCTGGAGTACCTAGGCGCTGAGTACCAGATACTGGACGTCTCTATGACGATAGAGGCTCTGGAGCTTTTGGAGAAAGACGTGAGGGAGGGCGCGGCGCATCCGAACCAGTTCGCCAACGACATAAACTTCCTCGCTCACCTACGGACAGCGGCAGAGCTGGACTGGCAACTCTCGTCGGTTGGCAAGAAGCCGAATTACATAGTGGCGGCGTTGGGCACCTCGGGCCACGCCTCGGCGCTGGGGTTCTACTTCGGCGTGAGATACGGCGCTAGGCTGATCGCGGTTCAGCCGAAGGACTGGATACCTGGCATCAGGAGGGTGGAGAGCGGTATGAAGTGGATAAAGATGGTGCACGCCGAGATCGTCGAGGTCTCCCTCAGGGAGGCGCTGGAGGGTGTGCGGGCCTTCGCCAAGAGGTTCGGCCTCTTGATAGGGCCAAGCGCCGGGGCCGTCTACACGGCCTTCACGAGGCTAACCGCGGAGGGGACCTACGTTATGGTGTTCCCCGACAGCCTGTTTAAATACGGCCTTATGCTGGAGCAGTTTAGGCAGGTCTCCTCCTGA
- a CDS encoding translation initiation factor aIF-1A, whose product MSEFRTPGEGEVLGKVIEMLGDGRFKVICADGQIRVARLPGRLRRRLWLKAGDYVVVALWDFDKEKGDIVHKYDKRDVEELKRRGFAEAVENLDRYA is encoded by the coding sequence ATGTCTGAGTTTCGGACACCTGGCGAGGGGGAGGTCTTGGGCAAGGTGATTGAGATGCTGGGCGACGGGAGGTTCAAGGTGATCTGCGCAGATGGCCAGATCCGCGTGGCCCGCCTCCCGGGGCGACTCAGGAGAAGGCTGTGGCTTAAGGCGGGCGACTACGTGGTGGTGGCCCTCTGGGACTTCGACAAGGAGAAGGGCGACATCGTACATAAGTACGACAAGAGAGACGTGGAGGAGCTCAAGAGGAGGGGTTTCGCCGAGGCCGTCGAGAACCTTGACCGCTACGCGTGA
- a CDS encoding glycerophosphodiester phosphodiesterase gives MDLLETLRRRAVVGHRGYPARELENTLQSIEAAIAHGADAVEVDVQVTADGVAVLSHDDTLERTFGLPLNVRQAAWEEVKKVERGRYRVPTLREALELVAERVGVLVEVKHPEDAHIVARTIREAGAARWTAVISFHEEALRGVDLYRGLIYAKPPGRVVDAKRLGCHIVLPHHALATERAVALAHKMGLYVVAWTVNSPATARRLWEIGVDGVATDDVENIKAVLS, from the coding sequence ATGGATCTGTTGGAGACGCTTAGGAGGAGGGCTGTGGTGGGGCACAGGGGCTACCCAGCTAGGGAGCTGGAAAACACCCTACAGTCGATAGAGGCAGCCATCGCCCACGGCGCCGACGCCGTCGAGGTAGATGTACAGGTTACGGCAGACGGCGTGGCTGTGTTAAGCCACGACGACACTCTGGAGAGAACCTTCGGCCTGCCGCTTAACGTCAGACAGGCGGCGTGGGAAGAGGTGAAGAAGGTGGAGAGGGGGAGGTACCGCGTCCCAACCCTAAGAGAGGCGCTGGAGCTTGTGGCAGAGCGCGTCGGGGTGTTGGTGGAGGTGAAGCACCCAGAGGATGCCCACATAGTGGCTAGAACAATCAGGGAGGCGGGCGCCGCCAGATGGACGGCCGTCATAAGCTTCCACGAGGAGGCGCTTAGGGGGGTCGACCTCTACCGGGGGCTCATATACGCAAAGCCCCCGGGCCGCGTCGTCGACGCGAAGAGGCTCGGCTGCCATATAGTGCTCCCACACCACGCCCTGGCCACGGAGAGGGCTGTGGCTCTAGCGCACAAGATGGGTCTCTACGTCGTGGCGTGGACGGTGAACAGCCCAGCGACGGCAAGAAGGCTGTGGGAGATCGGCGTCGACGGAGTGGCCACAGACGACGTTGAAAATATAAAGGCGGTTTTGAGTTAG
- a CDS encoding MFS transporter, translating to MRLTASYVPIFVARVGSGASAFLVVKLASGSSLEAGVVLAAYPFLEALGALVAGRWSDTLGRKKTLVAGYVVRSAAMLLLALAFYMHNSPALVGFLYGVIGLTTAFILTASLTMATDLTEVKNRGVGMGGFELVNLGSYGVGYLVGSALYTMLKGPAAYLAVALFTAMATPVFAKFLEETRPAAPTGGRFLLSVLPPSAVVLLPVWFALTTIIGLGVFAPRVLQVGQGVGGVGEKIVGRLGESLAVGLLFVGALALLGAGALFFGRLVDRWGRLKTFRLGLAGGFAALLVLNIALHVGLGPLEAIAITAPLLFLTSAIGPSILALIGDEADVRYRGTTMGIYSVVLGLGIGIGSLIGGAVATVSQQYAINGIAAAALAVYAAMAALHIALARTNGLREAALSGPR from the coding sequence GTGAGACTTACCGCGTCGTACGTGCCGATCTTTGTGGCTAGGGTGGGCTCGGGGGCAAGCGCTTTCCTAGTGGTGAAGTTGGCGAGCGGCAGTAGCCTTGAAGCCGGCGTGGTGCTCGCCGCCTACCCGTTCCTGGAGGCGCTTGGGGCCTTGGTGGCCGGGCGTTGGTCCGATACCTTGGGACGTAAGAAGACGCTTGTCGCGGGGTACGTGGTGCGCTCGGCGGCTATGTTGTTGCTGGCTTTGGCGTTTTACATGCACAATTCGCCGGCCCTCGTGGGTTTTCTATACGGCGTGATTGGGCTTACGACCGCCTTCATACTCACCGCCTCGCTCACTATGGCCACGGATCTAACGGAGGTCAAAAACAGGGGCGTGGGGATGGGCGGCTTCGAGCTGGTCAACCTGGGTAGCTACGGCGTTGGCTACCTCGTGGGCTCGGCTCTATACACGATGCTGAAGGGGCCCGCCGCCTATCTAGCTGTGGCGTTGTTTACCGCCATGGCGACGCCGGTATTTGCCAAGTTCCTAGAGGAGACGAGGCCGGCGGCGCCCACCGGCGGCAGATTTCTGCTCTCGGTTCTCCCGCCCTCGGCTGTTGTGTTGCTACCGGTGTGGTTTGCGCTGACGACCATCATAGGTCTCGGCGTGTTCGCGCCTAGGGTCCTCCAGGTGGGCCAAGGGGTGGGCGGGGTGGGCGAGAAGATAGTGGGGAGGCTTGGTGAGAGCTTGGCTGTTGGCCTCCTGTTTGTTGGAGCGCTGGCGCTTCTGGGGGCGGGCGCCCTCTTCTTCGGGAGGCTTGTGGACAGGTGGGGCCGCCTCAAGACCTTCAGGCTCGGCCTAGCCGGCGGCTTCGCGGCTCTCCTGGTCTTAAACATCGCTCTGCACGTGGGACTGGGGCCGCTGGAGGCGATCGCCATCACGGCGCCGCTCCTCTTCCTCACTTCTGCAATTGGGCCAAGCATTCTGGCCCTAATAGGCGACGAAGCCGACGTTAGATACAGGGGGACCACCATGGGGATATACAGTGTGGTGCTTGGCCTCGGCATCGGCATCGGTAGCCTCATCGGCGGTGCCGTGGCGACTGTGTCGCAACAGTACGCCATCAACGGCATTGCGGCGGCGGCGCTCGCCGTCTACGCGGCGATGGCTGCGCTACACATCGCCCTGGCTAGAACCAACGGCCTCCGGGAGGCTGCGCTGTCGGGTCCGCGTTAA
- a CDS encoding HesA/MoeB/ThiF family protein → MSPVKILDRYSRQIAVIGEEGQRKVRSTAVAVFGVGGLGTLVARYVVGGGFRKVFLVDHDVVSPPDIHRQILYTSREVGRPKAEVAAAVLRDVNPEVEVVPIAEAVSPQLAEEVLGEADIAVDALDNWASRHVVNAASVKRGRPLVHGAVQEWYGHVTTVVPGATPCLEDIFGRFKSLPTCATGFCPVLGPAVGVIASLMALEVFNTALGKPALAGKLLVVDLKHMAFDAIELQRNPACPVCGVSRRF, encoded by the coding sequence ATGTCGCCGGTGAAGATACTTGATAGATACAGTAGACAGATCGCGGTTATTGGCGAGGAGGGCCAGCGGAAGGTTAGGTCCACCGCCGTCGCCGTTTTTGGGGTCGGGGGGCTGGGAACCCTCGTCGCGAGGTACGTCGTGGGCGGAGGCTTTAGGAAGGTCTTCCTAGTAGATCACGACGTCGTTTCGCCGCCGGATATCCACAGGCAGATCCTCTACACCAGCAGAGAGGTGGGGAGGCCTAAGGCGGAGGTGGCGGCCGCCGTCTTGAGAGACGTCAATCCTGAGGTCGAGGTCGTCCCCATCGCCGAGGCCGTAAGTCCGCAACTTGCCGAGGAGGTACTGGGGGAGGCAGACATAGCAGTAGATGCGCTAGACAACTGGGCGTCTAGACACGTGGTTAACGCCGCCTCCGTCAAACGGGGGAGGCCTCTTGTCCACGGCGCCGTGCAGGAGTGGTACGGCCACGTCACAACGGTGGTGCCCGGCGCCACGCCCTGTCTTGAGGACATCTTCGGGCGGTTTAAGTCGCTCCCCACATGCGCCACCGGGTTCTGCCCAGTGCTGGGGCCCGCCGTCGGCGTAATTGCATCTCTTATGGCGCTTGAGGTCTTTAACACCGCCTTGGGCAAGCCGGCGTTGGCGGGCAAACTGCTGGTGGTGGATCTGAAACACATGGCGTTTGACGCCATAGAGCTCCAGCGGAACCCAGCGTGCCCTGTCTGCGGCGTATCACGCAGGTTTTAA
- a CDS encoding radical SAM protein, producing MYTAGAELIKVSRGSGVNTQVVKPFDPWRNPLCTCPPKYGLNPYTGCGHGCLYCYITSYIPNAFSPRPKEGLAERVRRDLEKIPRGAVVALSNSSDPYTPPEATLGLTRKVLHILLERGYRVLITTKSPLVLRDLDLFRRYRGRVVVQITITTLRSDVAAALEPGAPQPAGRLEAVRRLSAEGVPVGVRLDPIVPYVNDGVENIEEVAAAAAGAAQLVASTYKAKPDSLARLRRAFPDKAPLWRRLYFEEGRYFHGQWYAAESYRRNVLELAAAAARRHGLQFTVCREEFTDLNTPGAYCDGSHLLAEVPQEE from the coding sequence ATGTATACAGCAGGGGCAGAGTTAATAAAGGTATCCCGCGGCTCTGGAGTGAATACCCAGGTGGTGAAGCCCTTTGACCCGTGGCGGAACCCCCTCTGCACCTGCCCCCCCAAGTACGGCCTTAACCCATACACCGGCTGCGGCCACGGCTGCCTCTACTGCTACATCACGTCCTATATACCCAACGCCTTCAGCCCAAGGCCCAAGGAGGGGCTGGCCGAGAGGGTAAGGAGAGATCTGGAGAAGATACCGAGAGGCGCCGTGGTGGCGCTGTCCAACTCCTCAGACCCCTACACGCCCCCCGAGGCCACTCTGGGGCTGACAAGAAAGGTGCTCCACATCCTCCTCGAGAGAGGCTACCGCGTGTTGATAACCACCAAATCCCCCCTAGTCCTAAGAGACCTAGATCTCTTCAGGAGGTACAGGGGGAGGGTGGTCGTTCAGATAACTATTACTACCCTCCGGAGCGATGTGGCCGCCGCCCTAGAGCCCGGGGCCCCCCAGCCGGCGGGGAGGCTGGAGGCCGTGAGAAGGCTCTCAGCGGAGGGCGTGCCGGTGGGGGTGAGGCTGGACCCCATTGTGCCGTATGTAAACGACGGCGTTGAAAATATAGAAGAGGTGGCAGCCGCGGCCGCAGGCGCGGCCCAGCTCGTGGCCAGCACCTACAAGGCCAAGCCGGACAGCCTCGCCCGCCTGAGGAGGGCCTTCCCGGACAAAGCCCCCCTCTGGAGGCGGCTCTACTTCGAGGAGGGGCGGTACTTCCACGGCCAGTGGTACGCCGCCGAGAGCTACAGGCGGAATGTCCTCGAGCTAGCCGCCGCGGCGGCTAGGAGACACGGGCTTCAGTTCACCGTATGTCGCGAGGAATTCACAGATTTGAACACCCCCGGCGCCTACTGCGACGGTAGCCACCTACTCGCCGAAGTTCCACAGGAGGAATAG
- a CDS encoding helix-turn-helix transcriptional regulator, which yields MIWVLLLFANGTALMVFNATVTAAVFNVTLPAQPLSAPVVELDRVPVPALYDGSRVSVVTGGRGLVTIRYVPRVVDVGGLPAVNITTSDVVVVWANGSLLVAPSVKILNYTRVDKSLIIVTRGPGYIAYAIPRQVRQNNTPPAQQNGTATQQTATAAPTTQQPVTATASATPETQRQQPSTTPTSAAPSATTPSVQTTAPASTPQAVQEAGGGQLLLAAAAGVAAVAAAVAALAARRGRGDAELGDVDRRILEYVRQSGGAYEADIARDLGIPRTTVFRAVRRLAERGLVSLEKRDGRNWVAPAG from the coding sequence ATGATTTGGGTGCTCCTGCTTTTCGCCAACGGAACCGCGCTTATGGTCTTCAACGCCACTGTGACAGCCGCCGTGTTTAACGTCACCTTGCCGGCGCAGCCGCTGTCGGCTCCCGTGGTGGAGCTAGACAGGGTCCCGGTGCCGGCCCTATACGACGGGAGTAGGGTGTCGGTCGTCACCGGGGGGCGGGGACTCGTCACGATAAGGTACGTCCCTAGGGTTGTGGACGTAGGGGGGCTCCCGGCGGTGAACATCACCACCAGCGACGTGGTGGTGGTGTGGGCCAACGGCTCGCTCCTCGTGGCGCCAAGCGTCAAGATCCTCAACTACACCAGGGTCGACAAATCCCTCATAATTGTGACAAGGGGGCCCGGCTACATCGCCTACGCCATCCCCCGCCAAGTTAGGCAAAACAACACGCCGCCGGCGCAGCAGAACGGCACAGCTACGCAGCAGACTGCCACGGCGGCTCCCACGACTCAGCAGCCCGTGACCGCCACTGCGTCTGCCACGCCGGAGACCCAGCGGCAGCAGCCGTCCACTACGCCTACGTCTGCGGCACCGTCTGCCACAACGCCGTCTGTCCAAACGACCGCGCCGGCCTCGACGCCTCAAGCCGTGCAGGAGGCGGGCGGCGGCCAGCTCCTGCTAGCCGCCGCGGCGGGCGTTGCGGCTGTGGCGGCGGCGGTGGCGGCACTTGCGGCGAGGAGGGGGAGGGGCGACGCGGAGCTTGGAGATGTGGATAGGAGGATTCTGGAGTACGTGAGGCAGTCGGGAGGCGCGTACGAGGCCGACATCGCCAGGGATCTGGGGATACCTCGCACCACCGTGTTTAGAGCTGTGAGGAGGCTGGCGGAGCGGGGTCTCGTGTCTCTGGAGAAGAGAGATGGGAGAAACTGGGTGGCGCCGGCTGGCTAG
- a CDS encoding ABC transporter ATP-binding protein produces MALIEVEGVKKSYGEVVVFNGISMAIEKGEFVALLGPSGCGKSTLLRMLAGLERPDAGVVKFRGEPIREPRREIALMFQFPNLLPWKTALDNVALPLVARGMSWGEAREVAARYLSFVGLSGFEEAYPRQLSGGMQQRVALARALAVEPEVLLLDEPFSALDPLTAESLRSELVKMWHDNLTTIHTMAMVTHSVDEAVYMANRVVVFSPRPAKIVADLRIDLPYPRNRRSQEFQKYLDQIYAYI; encoded by the coding sequence ATGGCACTCATAGAGGTAGAGGGGGTGAAGAAGAGCTATGGAGAGGTCGTTGTTTTCAACGGCATATCCATGGCTATAGAGAAGGGCGAGTTCGTGGCTCTACTAGGGCCTTCGGGGTGCGGCAAGAGCACGTTGCTGAGGATGTTGGCCGGCCTTGAGAGGCCCGACGCCGGCGTCGTGAAGTTCAGAGGGGAACCCATCAGGGAGCCTCGGCGCGAGATCGCGCTGATGTTTCAGTTCCCCAACCTACTGCCCTGGAAAACGGCGCTTGACAACGTGGCTCTCCCGCTGGTGGCCCGGGGGATGAGCTGGGGCGAGGCCCGAGAGGTTGCGGCGAGGTACCTATCCTTCGTGGGCCTCTCCGGCTTTGAGGAGGCCTACCCACGTCAGCTGTCGGGCGGCATGCAGCAGAGGGTTGCCCTTGCGAGGGCTCTAGCTGTGGAGCCCGAGGTCCTCCTCCTGGACGAGCCATTCTCGGCGCTCGATCCCCTCACCGCCGAGAGCCTAAGGTCTGAGCTTGTCAAGATGTGGCACGACAACCTCACTACCATCCACACGATGGCGATGGTGACCCACTCGGTGGACGAGGCCGTGTATATGGCCAACAGGGTGGTGGTGTTTAGCCCCCGCCCGGCGAAAATCGTCGCGGATCTGAGGATAGATCTGCCATACCCCCGCAACAGGAGGAGCCAAGAGTTTCAGAAGTACCTCGACCAGATATACGCCTACATCTAG
- a CDS encoding AAA-associated domain-containing protein: protein MKFPAVAVDQVLGLLKVVHNLGGRVDAMHVNDAVDADLGDLSHVIDAAEMLGLLRSSGGDLLLTESGKAAVEKPLRELQRYLRDVLQRVEPFTALVRRVAEAKRVSMEEVEELLRKYGYDERGVRRILNWAVFAQLVEIDDGQWVVPS from the coding sequence GTGAAATTTCCTGCCGTCGCCGTCGACCAAGTCCTCGGCTTGTTGAAGGTCGTCCACAACCTCGGCGGCAGGGTCGACGCCATGCATGTCAACGACGCCGTAGACGCCGACCTTGGGGATCTATCCCACGTCATAGACGCGGCAGAGATGCTGGGTCTCCTCAGGTCCAGCGGCGGCGATCTGTTGCTGACGGAGAGCGGCAAGGCGGCGGTGGAGAAGCCGCTTAGGGAGCTCCAGAGGTACCTCAGAGATGTTTTACAGAGAGTCGAGCCCTTCACCGCCTTGGTGAGAAGGGTGGCCGAAGCGAAGAGGGTGAGCATGGAGGAGGTTGAGGAGCTCCTCCGGAAGTACGGCTACGACGAGAGGGGCGTGAGGAGGATCTTGAACTGGGCGGTCTTCGCCCAGCTGGTGGAGATAGACGACGGGCAGTGGGTGGTGCCGTCCTAG
- a CDS encoding metallophosphoesterase, translated as MRLLLVTDVHDGVDKIKALRGSYDAVVAAGDYTYRRTMEAAVEALEALAQIAPVYFVPGNTDPPELAAYEKSSIVPLHGRTQRLGPYILGGAGGSLPTPFNDLFRVSEEELEAILRSLDPTPHILVVHNPPRGHLDRVGGVRPVGSVAVRRYIEEKQPLLAVHGHIHEDRGIDLLGDTILVNPGPLKDGYYAEALLEGHKATVWLRSL; from the coding sequence ATGCGGCTTCTCCTCGTTACAGATGTCCACGACGGGGTGGACAAAATAAAGGCGTTGCGCGGTAGCTACGACGCCGTGGTAGCGGCCGGCGACTACACATATAGGAGGACAATGGAGGCGGCGGTGGAGGCGCTGGAGGCGCTGGCCCAGATAGCGCCGGTGTACTTCGTGCCGGGGAACACGGACCCGCCGGAGTTGGCCGCCTACGAAAAAAGCTCGATAGTGCCCCTCCACGGGAGGACCCAGAGGCTCGGCCCCTACATCCTAGGCGGCGCCGGGGGTAGCCTCCCCACTCCCTTCAACGACCTCTTCCGGGTGTCGGAGGAGGAGCTGGAGGCCATCCTCAGATCTCTAGACCCCACGCCGCATATCCTCGTCGTGCACAACCCCCCGCGCGGCCACCTAGACAGGGTGGGCGGGGTGAGGCCGGTGGGTAGCGTAGCTGTGAGGAGGTACATAGAGGAGAAGCAGCCCCTCCTCGCGGTCCACGGCCACATACATGAGGACAGGGGGATAGACCTTCTGGGAGACACCATATTGGTCAACCCCGGCCCGCTGAAGGACGGCTACTACGCCGAGGCCCTCCTAGAGGGGCACAAGGCGACTGTGTGGCTTAGGAGCCTTTAG
- a CDS encoding zinc ribbon domain-containing protein — protein sequence MFTYYLRCEVEKAREAIDGDYRVVELGGAVRLVDSFVALYSGDLPLCMYKSWRMTYTDPAQFGVTKAEVLLRKDGAVVRLVRPDEKVGLPELVEGSPFVVHAMDVNEGGVMYRVFRMGGYVELAGKGIAGGIKEAFHPKKGVNIVIVDLPIAPKFQHLLEEVFDLAREHYVELHTTMISDVCPLCGGRMEKRGRLVRCPTCKIQLNRDVNAVWALARNIVRRLGREQQLAELREIFRLYYPNV from the coding sequence GTGTTTACTTACTACCTGAGGTGCGAAGTGGAGAAGGCGAGGGAGGCGATAGACGGCGACTACAGGGTGGTGGAGCTGGGGGGCGCGGTTAGGTTAGTGGACAGCTTCGTCGCGCTTTACTCCGGCGATCTGCCCCTCTGCATGTACAAAAGCTGGAGGATGACGTACACAGACCCCGCCCAGTTCGGGGTCACAAAGGCCGAGGTCCTCCTTAGGAAAGACGGCGCCGTGGTGAGGTTGGTGAGGCCAGACGAGAAGGTGGGTCTTCCCGAGCTCGTCGAGGGGTCGCCCTTCGTGGTACATGCCATGGACGTCAACGAGGGCGGGGTCATGTACCGCGTCTTCCGCATGGGGGGATACGTGGAGCTCGCCGGGAAGGGGATCGCCGGCGGGATAAAGGAGGCGTTCCACCCCAAGAAGGGGGTAAACATCGTAATTGTGGACCTCCCCATCGCGCCGAAGTTCCAACACCTACTGGAGGAGGTCTTCGACCTAGCGAGGGAGCACTACGTGGAGCTCCACACCACCATGATCTCAGACGTGTGCCCCCTCTGCGGGGGGAGGATGGAGAAGCGCGGCAGACTCGTGAGGTGTCCCACGTGTAAGATCCAGCTGAACAGAGACGTCAACGCCGTCTGGGCGCTTGCTAGAAACATCGTGAGGCGGCTGGGCCGCGAGCAACAGCTGGCCGAGCTACGGGAGATCTTCCGCCTGTACTACCCAAACGTATAA
- a CDS encoding ABC transporter permease subunit, protein MAEALALSILSLLATFGRMALALVFTVAVAYALAYAMWRSRRVEAVMLPVLDVMQSVPVLGFFPIALYIFVYFVPWIGAELAAQFLIFTSMAWNMIFGIYQAFKTLPRELLDMSRVYLNERLELAHVFLPAALRSVYYNAAVSWANAFFFITASEVITLGTEVKLFGIGSFVVDAFERGDTTAAYVGIAVGVAGNVALYFLLWRRLMRDVPQPPSALAEIFTPWIKHGSHAVFASAALLLAAALYYAMRSPPPPATGLLEGFAQSLASVAPTSARVLAALGISAAVGIAAVALVVRKPEAETPILLALSALSSVPAVFLYPLIGSVARGEALAVALLLPGSIVYTALNAVAAWRDVPRDFVKAYGVRGAVYYVHVLLPAALPYLVTGLLTAWGGAWNATIVAEPLADVAGLGAYMTQAAQAGNTPALAASVAVMSAVVIVVNKLVWRRLYNLASQWHS, encoded by the coding sequence GTGGCGGAGGCTCTAGCGTTGTCTATCTTGTCTCTCCTAGCTACCTTCGGGAGGATGGCTCTCGCCTTGGTTTTCACGGTGGCTGTGGCATACGCCCTGGCCTATGCCATGTGGAGGTCGAGGCGTGTCGAAGCTGTGATGTTGCCGGTGTTGGACGTCATGCAGTCGGTGCCCGTGCTTGGCTTCTTCCCCATCGCGCTGTATATATTCGTCTACTTCGTCCCCTGGATCGGCGCCGAACTCGCGGCGCAGTTTCTGATCTTTACATCCATGGCGTGGAACATGATCTTCGGCATATACCAGGCCTTTAAGACGTTGCCCCGGGAGCTCCTCGACATGTCGCGGGTATACCTAAACGAGAGGCTTGAGCTCGCCCACGTCTTTCTGCCGGCGGCTCTCAGGAGCGTCTACTACAACGCCGCGGTTTCTTGGGCAAACGCCTTCTTCTTCATCACAGCCTCCGAGGTGATTACGCTGGGCACCGAGGTGAAGCTCTTCGGCATAGGGAGCTTCGTGGTAGACGCCTTCGAGCGAGGCGACACCACAGCGGCCTACGTCGGCATCGCGGTGGGGGTTGCGGGAAACGTCGCTTTGTACTTCCTCCTCTGGCGGAGGCTCATGAGAGACGTGCCGCAGCCCCCATCTGCGCTGGCCGAGATCTTCACGCCCTGGATTAAACACGGCTCACACGCCGTGTTTGCCTCCGCGGCGCTTCTGTTGGCGGCGGCCCTCTACTACGCCATGCGGAGCCCGCCCCCTCCGGCTACTGGGTTGCTGGAGGGCTTTGCGCAGTCTCTCGCCAGCGTCGCCCCGACGTCGGCGAGGGTGCTTGCGGCACTTGGGATAAGCGCCGCCGTAGGGATAGCCGCCGTTGCGCTGGTCGTTAGGAAGCCAGAGGCGGAGACCCCCATCTTGCTCGCCCTGTCGGCCCTCTCCTCGGTGCCGGCGGTCTTTCTATACCCACTGATTGGGTCTGTGGCACGGGGGGAGGCCCTCGCGGTGGCCCTCCTCCTTCCAGGCAGCATCGTCTACACGGCGTTGAACGCCGTGGCGGCTTGGCGCGATGTGCCTCGTGATTTCGTAAAGGCATATGGCGTTCGAGGCGCCGTCTACTACGTCCACGTCCTTCTACCCGCCGCGTTGCCGTACCTAGTCACCGGGTTGTTGACGGCTTGGGGAGGGGCTTGGAACGCCACGATAGTCGCGGAGCCGCTTGCCGACGTGGCCGGCTTAGGGGCCTACATGACGCAGGCCGCCCAGGCGGGTAACACGCCCGCGTTGGCGGCCTCGGTGGCGGTGATGAGCGCCGTTGTCATAGTGGTCAACAAGCTCGTGTGGAGGAGGTTGTACAATCTGGCGTCGCAATGGCACTCATAG